One genomic segment of Podarcis raffonei isolate rPodRaf1 chromosome 7, rPodRaf1.pri, whole genome shotgun sequence includes these proteins:
- the PURA gene encoding transcriptional activator protein Pur-alpha, with protein sequence MADRDSGSEQGGGGGGGAPGPGGGGGSGPGGGGGVGLQHETQELASKRVDIQNKRFYLDVKQNAKGRFLKIAEVGAGGSKSRLTLSMSVAVEFRDYLGDFIEHYAQLGPSQPPELAQAADEPRRALKSEFLVRENRKYYMDLKENQRGRFLRIRQTVNRGPGLGSTQGQTIALPAQGLIEFRDALAKLIDDYGVEEEPAELPEGTSLTVDNKRFFFDVGSNKYGVFMRVSEVKPTYRNSITVPYKVWAKFGHTFCKYSDEMKKIQEKQRDKRAAAAATAAASSPSSGGAEQPPEAEGGSSSSSVAAAAAAGPPGALLQAEEPEED encoded by the coding sequence ATGGCGGACAGAGACAGCGGCAGCGAGcagggtggcggcggcggcggcggggctccGGGCCCgggcggcggtggcggcagcgggcccggcggcggcggcggcgtgggCCTTCAGCACGAGACGCAGGAGCTGGCCTCCAAGCGGGTGGACATCCAGAACAAGCGCTTCTACCTGGACGTGAAGCAGAACGCCAAGGGCCGCTTCCTGAAGATCGCGGAGGTGGGCGCCGGGGGCAGCAAGAGCCGCCTGACGCTCTCCATGTCGGTGGCGGTGGAGTTCCGCGACTACCTGGGCGACTTCATCGAGCACTACGCGCAGCTGGGCCCCAGCCAGCCTCCGGAGCTGGCGCAGGCCGCGGACGAGCCGCGGAGGGCCCTCAAGAGCGAGTTCCTGGTGCGCGAGAACCGCAAGTACTACATGGATCTGAAGGAGAACCAGCGCGGGCGGTTCCTGCGCATCCGGCAGACGGTCAACCGCGGGCCGGGCCTGGGCTCCACGCAGGGGCAGACCATCGCGCTGCCGGCGCAGGGGCTGATCGAGTTCCGCGACGCCCTGGCCAAGCTGATCGACGACTACGGCGTGGAGGAGGAGCCGGCCGAGCTGCCCGAGGGCACCTCCTTGACGGTGGACAACAAGCGCTTCTTCTTCGACGTGGGCTCCAACAAGTACGGCGTCTTCATGCGGGTGAGCGAGGTCAAGCCCACCTACCGCAACTCCATCACCGTCCCCTACAAGGTGTGGGCCAAGTTCGGGCACACCTTCTGCAAGTACTCGGACGAGATGAAGAAGATCCAGGAGAAGCAGAGGGACAAGCGggcggccgccgccgccaccgccgcggCCTCCTCGCCCTCCTCCGGGGGAGCCGAGCAGCCGCCCGAGGCCgaggggggcagcagcagcagc